TTTTTCCTGTCACTTTGTTACAACAGGCATAATTGTCTCATACTTTTGGGTTATACTGTAATGTATCTCAAGTCTTCTTTACTCCCAAGTGTAAATATGACCAACATGGATAATTGGACTTTTTATGAAAAACTAGAATATATGCTTTAATAATATCAAATAAAAGattaatgacattttttttatttctcgaCTCAACTGTAATAGCTGCTTTTAAAGATAATACAACCTGTTTCTGCTATATGTTTTCACTGTACCTGGAAAATTAATATTTAGGTCTATAATTAGTTTCCATGTGATTTGTATAGGAATTACGTCTAAAGTTTGTTTGCAAGTTTGTGAGATATACAGTTTCTGGTTATCCTTCTGAAAGTTGGTCCAGTGATGCAGGTATTTTCAGCTTTTGGATTTGTGCACAAGATAACTACTTTTGAGAAGACAGCAGGATTCCAGGTCCCTATTCGTTGTTTACTTCTAAAAGTTCTTAACTAACTTCCATGTGCCTTTGAAGACAATCTCATTTTGGATTTCACTTTTCAGGCACTGATCCAATTTTCAGATGCACAAATTGCCACTGATGCAAAAAATTCACTGGATGGAAGAAACATCCCTAGGTGAGTTATATTCATATTTTCATCGTGATATTAATCTATGATTGTAATAGTCATTCATAGCATTGTGTAAATAAAGGCTAGACACCTGTAGGCTGTTAGATAACCTATAGGTCACAAATGTTTTGTCAGAATTTACCCTGTAGGCTATAAATACAGCGACAGTGTTGGCTATATTGATTAGGTAGTACTGCAGTAGTCTTAAGTTTGGCCATCAGGTGGTCACACATTTTCTGGAGTTGTATCTTTCTTAATTGGGGCAGATGTGCCTTGTAATGGTTTACTGACTTATGTTGCATTTGGTGTAGCTATCTGCTCCCTGATCATCTGGGACCTTGTAGTCTCAGGATAACATATTCTGGACACACAGATTTGAGTGTGAAATTTCAGAGTCACCGAAGCAGGTATTTACATGTTTGTATCACTTTGAAGTTTCTTGGGGAATAATACCTAATTTTAGTTTGCATCCTGCTGAACTTTTTTATGCTTATGCTACCtctgtctcttttattttataataaCTTTACCACAAATTTAGAaagctgtttttgttttttatttttatttctatttcttATGCCTTCATCTCTGGTGAGCACTGTTCTCACATGAGTCGAGACCTTTTTGTTGTTTCAGGGACTACACTAATCCTTACCTTCCTGTTGCTCCATCAGCCATAGATGGAAATGGTCAGGTAATGTAGTAAGAAAAACCAATTATTAGATCATACACTTCTGTACCATATGTGTAAGGCTGATGTATCACAGTTCAACTATTCTCTTTGTATTATAGTGTGCTgtcaaagaaaaatatatatatatatatatatatatatattctcctatgtatgccattttttttttcttagttcGCCTGTAAAATTTCATTTAATATAAGTTTTCTTCACATAAACAACTTAGATTAGCCACTTCCGGTCACTGGCATGATAGGTATTTCTATTAGTTGTTTGGGTACTTATCGAGGAGGAAAAAAGAATCTGGTGCTTTTTCTAGGAAATACTCAAGACTAATGCACACTAGAACATTTTCTAGGAATTCCTTGAGCAGATCATTCTGTCTTCTAATTTGTAATTTATAATTGCAGATAAGTGTGGGCTTGGATGGTAAAAAGCAAGAACCTGAGAGTAACGTTCTTCTTGCATCCATCGAGAACATGCAGTATGCCGTCACCTTGGACGTTCTGCACATGGTATAGCTAATCATATTTAACAATGGGCTCTTTTCTTAATTGACTAGATTTACTTGTTGGGAACTCATCTTTGATTGTCTATTCCTGCTGCTAGGTCTTCTCTGCTTTTGGGCCTGTCCAAAAGATCGCCATGTTTGATAAGAACGGGGGAGTTCAGGCTTTGATTCAGTATCCCGGTACCTTCCTATTTGACTTTTTTTATGGTTTTAAAAAATCAGAGGCCTAGTTCATCACCGGCTATGAATATACAACTGGATGTAAATATAGTGATAGGTTAGGTACTAATTCTGTTATTGCCTGCAGATGTTCAGACAGCTGTTGTTGCGAAGGAAGCCTTGGAGGGGCATTGTATTTATGATGGAGGGTTTTGCAAGCTCCACATCTCATATTCACGTCATACTGATCTCAGCATAAAGGTTAACAAATTTTTAGTTTGAAGATCTCTGTTTTCTGGGAACTCCATTAGTCACTCGCACTTGCATTGAAGAAGATTAGATGCCACTTCTCTTTATTTTTGCTCATCACTTTTCCCATAATGTAGGTCTCCCTGTCTAATGTTCCTTGGTTAATATGCTAATTTCAGGTCAATAATGATAGGAGCAGAGACTATACAATTCCTAACATTCCAATGGTGAACTCACAACCCTCGATTCTGGGGCAACAGCCAGTTAACATGATGAGTCCGGCTGCTCCTCAATACGGTGGTGCTCAGTTTGCTCCTACAGGTCAGGGGATGATGCCTCAACCTTCAGCAGGGTGGGGACCTACAGTTCCCGCGGTTCCTCAGTCCATGCCAATGCAGATGCCTAATCAACCTTACATGC
This portion of the Rosa chinensis cultivar Old Blush chromosome 1, RchiOBHm-V2, whole genome shotgun sequence genome encodes:
- the LOC112182726 gene encoding polypyrimidine tract-binding protein homolog 2 isoform X1 codes for the protein MASVSSQPQFRYTQPPSKVLHLRNLPWECTEEELIELGKPFGQVVNTKCNVGANRNQAFIEFAELNQAITMISYYASSSEPAQVRGKTVYLQYSNRQEIVNNKTAADVAGNVLLVTIEGADARLVSIDVLHLVFSAFGFVHKITTFEKTAGFQALIQFSDAQIATDAKNSLDGRNIPSYLLPDHLGPCSLRITYSGHTDLSVKFQSHRSRDYTNPYLPVAPSAIDGNGQISVGLDGKKQEPESNVLLASIENMQYAVTLDVLHMVFSAFGPVQKIAMFDKNGGVQALIQYPDVQTAVVAKEALEGHCIYDGGFCKLHISYSRHTDLSIKVNNDRSRDYTIPNIPMVNSQPSILGQQPVNMMSPAAPQYGGAQFAPTGQGMMPQPSAGWGPTVPAVPQSMPMQMPNQPYMPSGTVPSQMGPGMMPGGAQQPNFPPYHNGHVQ
- the LOC112182726 gene encoding polypyrimidine tract-binding protein homolog 2 isoform X2; the protein is MFYTCRPISRKNVQWQLSASGERAHVFSAFGFVHKITTFEKTAGFQALIQFSDAQIATDAKNSLDGRNIPSYLLPDHLGPCSLRITYSGHTDLSVKFQSHRSRDYTNPYLPVAPSAIDGNGQISVGLDGKKQEPESNVLLASIENMQYAVTLDVLHMVFSAFGPVQKIAMFDKNGGVQALIQYPDVQTAVVAKEALEGHCIYDGGFCKLHISYSRHTDLSIKVNNDRSRDYTIPNIPMVNSQPSILGQQPVNMMSPAAPQYGGAQFAPTGQGMMPQPSAGWGPTVPAVPQSMPMQMPNQPYMPSGTVPSQMGPGMMPGGAQQPNFPPYHNGHVQ